Proteins encoded in a region of the Zea mays cultivar B73 chromosome 4, Zm-B73-REFERENCE-NAM-5.0, whole genome shotgun sequence genome:
- the LOC103654437 gene encoding uncharacterized protein LOC103654437 → MGLLSQRVERSEMEPGDHIYTWRAGYTYSHHGIYVGGSKVVHFTRKREAGGAGLDSAIAVSSLLLSRGSDECPTFPDCGFQLPDSGVVLTCVDCFLGGGALHRFEYGVPAAAFLAKVRGGTSTTARADPGDAAVRRAMHLLRHGFGDYDVFENNCEDFALYCKTGLLLLPAAAAGGGVGIGRSGQAAAALGVPLAALFSTPFKLVAAGPLGMAAVTAGVYCAGRYVTDIGVRTDVVKVEVKDLSAHLGWRRARAQEKKKKQQQEEAPAAAKSLLPLKRKRETCV, encoded by the exons atggggcTGCTGTCTCAGCGGGTGGAGCGGTCGGAGATGGAGCCCGGCGACCACATCTACACCTGGCGCGCCGGCTACACCTATTCCCACCACG GGATTTACGTCGGCGGCAGCAAGGTGGTGCACTTCACGCGGAAGAGGGAGGCGGGCGGCGCGGGTCTGGACTCGGCCATCGCCGTGTCCAGCCTCCTCCTCTCGCGGGGCTCGGACGAGTGCCCCACCTTCCCGGACTGCGGCTTCCAGCTCCCCGACAGCGGCGTGGTGCTGACCTGCGTGGACTGCTTCCTCGGCGGCGGCGCGCTGCACCGGTTCGAGTACGGCGTGCCGGCCGCGGCGTTCCTGGCCAAGGTCCGCGGGGGCACGTCCACCACGGCGCGCGCCGACCCGGGCGACGCCGCCGTGCGCCGCGCCATGCACCTCCTCCGGCACGGCTTCGGCGACTACGACGTGTTCGAGAACAACTGCGAGGACTTCGCGCTCTACTGCAAGACGGGGCTCCTGCTCCTCCCCGCCGCCGCGGCTGGCGGCGGGGTCGGGATCGGGAGGAGCGGGCAGGCCGCGGCCGCCCTCGGCGTGCCGCTGGCCGCGCTCTTCTCCACCCCGTTCAAGCTCGTGGCCGCCGGCCCGCTCGGCATGGCCGCCGTCACCGCGGGCGTGTACTGCGCCGGCAGGTACGTCACCGACATCGGGGTGAGGACGGACGTGGTGAAGGTGGAGGTGAAGGACCTGTCGGCGCACCTCGGCTGGCGCCGCGCCAGGGctcaggagaagaagaagaagcagcagcaggaggaggcgcCGGCGGCGGCCAAGAGCTTGCTTCCGCTCAAGCGGAAACGGGAGACCTGCGTTTGA
- the LOC100285950 gene encoding TTN10 produces the protein MPGYYDIDDILMEDEPISVVFQVTANGVGLLDPGAESNCVEKGAKVDLPFWLAHGLLSLEQAVSINPPPCFTQKTWKEIQADAACVDLRVRCPYFYELGCKIVPLVSDKSIGLFLRYAFTSRYKEVLSKSHSSSMMTVPKFVPRLTKEETRVFESARESMTGFKKWRAGGMRLQKASILGRKRKTKLPE, from the exons ATGCCGGGTTACTATGACATCGATGACATCCTCATGGAGGATGAG CCTATTTCAGTTGTTTTCCAAGTAACTGCAAATGGTGTTGGCCTGCTAGATCCTGGTGCTGAAAGTAACTGT GTAGAGAAGGGCGCCAAGGTGGACCTCCCATTTTGGCTTGCGCATGGGCTGCTGTCTCTGGAACAAGCTGTGTCAATAAACCCACCTCCATGCTTCACACAGAA AACTTGGAAGGAGATCCAAGCTGATGCGGCCTGTGTGGATTTGAGGGTTCGTTGCCCGTACTTTTATGAGCTAGGATGCAAGATTGTTCCTTT GGTGAGTGACAAGAGCATTGGCCTGTTCTTGCGATATGCATTCACCAGTAGGTACAAAGAGGTTCTAAGTAAGTCCCACAGTTCTTCCATGATGACAGTGCCCAAGTTCGTTCCACGCCTTACAAAAGAAGAAACTCGGG TGTTTGAATCTGCCAGAGAATCGATGACTGGTTTCAAGAAATGGCGAGCAGGTGGGATGAGACTGCAAAAGGCTTCCATTCTTGGCCGGAAGAGGAAGACAAAGCTGCCTGAATGA